CCTTGTAATTTCAGTATCAGCTCAACCACTTCCCGCAAGACACCCCGACCACCTTCAGTCTTGGTTACATAATCTACTGCCTGTTTTACCTCTTCTGGCGCATCTTTCGGACAGAAAGATAATCCTGCCCTCTTCAGAACCGGTATGTCCACAAGGTCGTCTCCAATATAAGCGAAGTTTTCCTTCTTAAGTTTAAATTCCTGCAAAATCTCTTCAAGGGCTTCATCTTTGTCCATTCTTTTAAGACGAACGGCTTCTATCTTTAAATCCCTTGCCGTTTCCTCAACCTGCTTGCACCCTCTTCCTGATATCCAGGCAAACTTCAAATTTC
This bacterium DNA region includes the following protein-coding sequences:
- a CDS encoding HAD hydrolase family protein, with protein sequence MDEKIKAKAQNIEMIGMDIDGVLTPGDIVIMESGEEIKSWNVKDRMGFNLARRPGNLKFAWISGRGCKQVEETARDLKIEAVRLKRMDKDEALEEILQEFKLKKENFAYIGDDLVDIPVLKRAGLSFCPKDAPEEVKQAVDYVTKTEGGRGVLREVVELILKLQGKWEKATGEYCNK